The following coding sequences are from one Capsicum annuum cultivar UCD-10X-F1 chromosome 3, UCD10Xv1.1, whole genome shotgun sequence window:
- the LOC107866034 gene encoding probable ADP-ribosylation factor GTPase-activating protein AGD15, translating to MNDKASVSKELNAKHAKLLEGLLKLPENRECADCRGRAPRWASINLGIFICLQCSGIHRSLGVHISKVRSTTLDTWLPEQVAFMQCVGNEKSNNYWEADLPASEDRSDIGKFIRTKYQDKKWASRYAPQPAPSNMTDETIEFEEKADIPRKARKYSLEDEVFNAQQPQVPSTTRSRGVSLDTMDELLNLPPKTGLINAPSVKLKEEKKDLFSLLYASEANQDRTIVPPSRWATFE from the exons ATGAACGACAAGGCTTCTGTTTCTAAAGAGCTTAATGCCAAACATGCAAAG CTATTGGAGGGCCTTCTTAAGCTTCCAGAAAATAGGGAATGTGCAGATTGTCGGGGAAG GGCCCCAAGGTGGGCGAGCATCAACCTTGGGATATTCATCTGTCTGCAATGTTCAGGAATTCATAGGAGTCTTGGGGTACATATCTCAAAG GTGAGGTCGACCACTTTGGATACATGGCTGCCGGAGCAGGTTGCTTTTATGCAAT GTGTAGGTAATGAGAAGTCGAACAATTATTGGGAGGCAGATCTACCAGCAAGCGAAGATAGAAGCGACATTGGGAAATTTATCCGGACCAA GTATCAGGATAAGAAATGGGCTTCGAGATATGCCCCTCAACCAGCACCATCTAACATGACTGATGAAACAATTGAATTCGAAGAAAAAGCTGATATTCCAAGGAAAGCAAGAAAATATTCTTTGGAGGATGAAGTTTTTAATGCACAACAGCCACAAGTTCCTTCGACAACAAGATCTCGTGGG GTTTCTTTAGACACGATGGATGAACTTCTTAATTTACCTCCAAAAACTGGTCTGATCAATGCGCCATCCGTGAAGctcaaagaagagaagaaagatcTCTTCAGTTTGCTCTATGCCTCAGAGGCAAACCAAGATCGCACTATTGTGCCTCCATCTCGCTGGGCAACTTTTGAGT GA